One Papaver somniferum cultivar HN1 chromosome 10, ASM357369v1, whole genome shotgun sequence genomic window carries:
- the LOC113318685 gene encoding argininosuccinate lyase, chloroplastic-like, with protein MQGTLINSSLLLPQQISLISKSRFHLGFCKNTQTGIFSVHQTMSDSSSSSVILSEKKQNEKEVKLWGGRFEESVTDTVEKFSESISYDKALYKQDIKQSKAHATMLAKQGLMTASDRDAILQGLDKIDKCIEGGEFVWRTDREDVHMNIEAALTDLIGEPAKKLHTARSRNDQVVTDLRLWCRDAIDKILLCIKRLQVALVNLAKVNEGLIVPGYTHLQRAQPVLLQHLLLSYVEQLERDAGRLADCRSRLNFCPLGACALAGTGLPIDRFMTSDALGFTAPMRNSIDAVSDRDFVLEFLSANSIVAIHLSRLSEEWVLWASEEFGFLTPSDAVSTGSSIMPQKKNPDPMELVRGKSARVVGDLVTLLVLCKGLPQAYNRDLQEDKEPLFDSVKTIIGMLEVSTEFAQNITFNRERIQRALPAGHLDATTVADYLVNKNIPFRTSHDIVGRSVALCVSKKCELQDLSLDELKSLSPIFEQDVYEYLGVENSVKKFRSYGSTGSECVRDQLGYWSNKLEINR; from the exons ATGCAAGGAACATTGATCAACTCCTCATTGTTACTTCCACAACAAATCAGTTTAATTTCAAAATCTCGATTTCATTTAGGGTTTTGCAAAAATACCCAAACTGGGATTTTTAGTGTCCATCAAACTATgagtgattcttcttcttcttcagtaataTTATCAGAGAAGAAACAAAATGAGAAAGAAGTGAAGCTCTGGGGAGGTAgatttgaagaaagtgttactGATACTGTCGAGAAATTTAGCGAATCAATTTCTTATGACAAAGCTTTGTATAAACAAGATATTAAGCAAAGTAAAGCTCATGCTACTATGCTTGCTAAACAG GGGTTGATGACTGCCAGTGACAGGGATGCCATACTGCAAGGTCTTGACAAAATAGACAAGTGTATTGAAGGGGGGGAATTTGTTTGGAGAACAGATAGGGAGGATGTGCACATGAACATTGAAGCAGCTCTTACCGATTTGATTGGTGAACCTGCAAAAAAGCTTCATACAGCTAGGAGCCGAAATGATCAAGTTGTGACAGATCTACGACTGTGGTGTCGCGATGCTATAGATAAGATCCTTTTATGCATCAAACGTCTACAG GTTGCTCTAGTGAACCTGGCTAAAGTAAATGAAGGTCTCATTGTTCCTGGCTATACTCATCTACAGAGAGCCCAACCTGTGTTACTGCAGCATCTTCTCTTGTCATATGTTGAGCAG CTTGAACGTGATGCTGGACGATTAGCAGATTGCAGAAGTCGGCTAAACTTCTGCCCTCTTGGAGCATGTGCATTAGCGGGTACCGGTCTACCTATAGATAGATTTATGACCTCTGATGCTCTGGGGTTTACTGCACCCATGAGGAATAG CATTGATGCGGTTTCAGACCGTGACTTTGTTCTGGAATTCTTGTCAGCGAATTCAATTGTAGCTATCCATCTTTCTCGACTCAGTGAAGAATGGGTTTTGTGGGCGTCAGAGGAGTTTGGGTTCCTTACCCCAAGTGATGCAGTCTCCACCGGTAGTAGCATCATGCCTCAAAAGAAGAACCCTGACCCAATGGAACTTGTTCGTGGAAAATCTGCCAGAGTTGTAGGAGACCTTGTCACCCTTCTTGTACTTTGCAAGGGACTTCCACAAGCTTACAACCGTGATCTACAG GAAGACAAGGAGCCTCTGTTCGACAGTGTTAAAACAATAATAGGAATGCTTGAAGTGTCTACAGAGTTTGCGCAAAATATCACCTTTAACCGCGAAAGGATTCAAAGGGCTTTACCAGCTGGGCATCTCGATGCTACCACAGTTGCAGATTATCTAGTAAACAAG AATATTCCATTTAGGACTTCGCACGATATAGTTGGACGATCAGTTGCATTGTGTGTTTCAAAAAAGTGCGAGCTACAAGACTTGTCCCTGGATGAATTGAAAAGCTTAAGTCCAATTTTTGAGCAGGATGTTTACGAGTACCTTGGTGTAGAGAATTCAGTAAAGAAATTCCGCTCGTATGGATCAACAGGTTCAGAGTGTGTAAGAGATCAACTTGGTTACTGGTCTAACAAGCTCGAAATTAACAGATAA
- the LOC113318686 gene encoding uncharacterized protein LOC113318686 encodes MTSLSNLGIGLSLVFSLLLLALIAELYYLLWWKKKKRAIINDIQDDYSSSSSSAREFLYLFCWKKPSSLSSTGLFTDPEQENNQLHLHSSSSKLSSFGEDSIEAELMRLHNLSGPPRLLFTIKEETKEDLESEDGRSRNNNNKVSRRSLADLLLVAVETPFLTPMASPRLTPPLTPIHYNQNAGTNPLFESSVDPEMCKIIRPSPSPTFKFLKDAEDKFSRKRLIEEALKRVQKNAAVSPNEEDGCFTVTVDKHKEESEFDHYNHQNALPLSSSPSPSTVKSCEH; translated from the coding sequence ATGACATCTCTGAGCAATTTAGGTATTGGGTTAAGCTTAGTTTTCAGTTTACTCTTACTAGCACTGATTGCAGAGTTATACTATTTACTctggtggaagaagaagaaacgagCAATCATCAATGATATTCAAGATGATTACAGCAGCAGTTCATCAAGTGCAAGAgagtttttatatttgttttgttgGAAAAAGCCATCTTCTTTGAGTTCTACAGGTCTCTTTACTGATCCTGAACAGGAAAATAATCAGCTTCATTTACATTCAAGCTCAAGCAAATTAAGCTCATTTGGTGAAGATAGTATTGAAGCTGAATTGATGAGATTGCATAACCTTTCAGGACCACCAAGATTGCTCTTCACCATTAAAGAAGAAACGAAAGAAGATTTGGAGTCAGAAGATGGAAGATCTAGAAACAATAACAACAAAGTATCAAGAAGAAGTTtggctgatcttcttcttgttgcagTTGAAACACCATTCTTGACACCAATGGCTTCACCAAGATTAACTCCTCCTCTTACTCCAATTCATTATAACCAAAATGCTGGGACTAATCCTTTGTTTGAATCATCTGTTGATCCCGAGATGTGTAAGATAATAAGACCATCGCCTTCGCCAACATTTAAGTTCTTGAAAGATGCTGAGGATAAATTTTCTAGGAAAAGATTGATTGAAGAAGCTTTGAAAAGGGTCCAAAAGAATGCAGCAGTTTCTCCAAATGAGGAAGATGGTTGTTTCACTGTAACAGTGGATAAACACAAGGAGGAAAGTGAATTTGATCATTATAACCATCAAAATGCACTACCACTGTcctcatctccatctccatccaCTGTCAAGAGTTGTGAACATTGA